CCGATCAAAAGCCCGAGCCCGAATGCGAGCACGAACTGGTACACGTTCAGATGCGCAAGACCGAACACCGCAGCCGAATGCGCGATCGCCGTTCCGCTCGGGTACTGCCGCAAAAAGCTGCGCAGCATGACGCCGCGAAACAGCATCTCTTCAAGCACCGGTGCAATCAGGCAGGTCAATACGATCAAGCCGAGCCCGCCGTTCACATACATCTCGCGGGCATCGAATTTTCCTCCGCCCCACGGGAAAAGCTGCCCGACGCCGACTTCGAGAACGCTCACCGCCACCAGCAATCCCGGCGTCATCAGCAAAACGGGGAAGAAAAACCGGCCAATCGTTGCTTGCCATGAATCGGCACTTTCGTGCAGCAGGTCACGATAAGTCTGCTTGCTGTGACGAAGCAGCACCGTAAATACGAGCCCGTTCGCGAGAACGCGCCCGATGCTGGCAATCGCCATCGGCTGAAGCCCGGCGCTGCGGCCGATCGACCAGATGATCGCGTTCATCAAATACTCGATCATGATCAGCACAACGACGATCAGGAACGCTTCCAGCAAATTCGGGAAG
The sequence above is drawn from the Burkholderia stabilis genome and encodes:
- a CDS encoding CPBP family intramembrane glutamic endopeptidase, encoding MKSDSNRYCFPNLLEAFLIVVVLIMIEYLMNAIIWSIGRSAGLQPMAIASIGRVLANGLVFTVLLRHSKQTYRDLLHESADSWQATIGRFFFPVLLMTPGLLVAVSVLEVGVGQLFPWGGGKFDAREMYVNGGLGLIVLTCLIAPVLEEMLFRGVMLRSFLRQYPSGTAIAHSAAVFGLAHLNVYQFVLAFGLGLLIGKLYAATRSLLPGMLVHACYNTAVVIVALTTPFEFSTQSLLEIWPVSWWFLALAMGVIGTCLLIKSVDALRTGQARAAGTDGLH